One genomic region from bacterium encodes:
- a CDS encoding AAA family ATPase, whose product MNQELIQYLQKQILTTDDRLRHFTHNQNGEKHPQRFLYVKLHKYVSDFLDKKSSNRMIIIPGFRGVGKTTIVAQVCSEFVKKDARVFFLSVEDLRNYFDVGINEIISAYEKIIGENLESIKKPILFFLDEVQTDPKWAVTMKSIFERTNNVFLCVTGSSAIILQSTPDIARRAIFEPMTPMCFGEYQMIKNKIFPTLGLKSKIRQAVYFSETAEDVYKNLSGLVSSVNGYWSKIDRNDVKKYLSYGTFPFALTAPDEMSIYDNISLLLEKIIKQDMPTLGSFDQDTLGAVKRILFAIAENDVTSLSTLANKFSINRLTLANIFDVLEKAELLVKISPHGSNMTVANKPNKYLFMSPAIRMSFFYFSGNENTYLTRQGKLLEDSIGAHLYRELILRGDGIIRYDSAEGGADFVLQIGNSKKIVVEVGLGDKNMKQVINTMRKIKSDYGLIFSNTELKFNKEVNIVSVPLDYYFLM is encoded by the coding sequence ATGAATCAAGAACTTATACAGTATTTGCAGAAACAAATTTTAACCACCGATGACCGGTTAAGGCATTTTACACACAATCAGAATGGAGAAAAGCATCCGCAGCGTTTTTTGTACGTAAAATTGCATAAATACGTGAGCGATTTTCTGGACAAGAAATCATCAAACAGAATGATTATTATTCCCGGGTTTAGGGGTGTTGGAAAAACGACAATTGTTGCTCAAGTTTGTTCTGAATTCGTAAAAAAAGATGCGCGCGTCTTCTTTTTGTCCGTGGAAGACTTGAGGAATTATTTCGATGTGGGGATTAATGAGATAATATCGGCATACGAAAAAATTATCGGTGAAAATTTGGAAAGTATTAAAAAACCGATTTTATTCTTTCTTGACGAAGTTCAAACGGATCCCAAATGGGCTGTGACGATGAAGTCAATCTTTGAAAGAACTAACAATGTTTTTTTGTGTGTCACCGGTTCTTCGGCAATTATTTTACAGTCAACGCCTGATATCGCGCGAAGAGCCATATTTGAACCAATGACACCAATGTGCTTTGGTGAATACCAAATGATAAAAAATAAAATTTTCCCGACTCTCGGACTGAAAAGTAAAATTAGGCAAGCAGTTTATTTTTCAGAAACCGCTGAAGATGTTTATAAAAATCTATCCGGTTTAGTGAGTTCTGTTAATGGATATTGGTCGAAAATTGACAGAAATGACGTAAAAAAATATTTATCATACGGAACTTTCCCATTCGCTTTAACGGCGCCGGATGAAATGTCCATTTATGACAACATCTCATTGTTGCTGGAAAAAATTATTAAACAAGATATGCCGACTCTTGGTAGTTTTGATCAGGACACGCTTGGAGCAGTGAAAAGGATTTTGTTTGCAATTGCTGAAAATGACGTAACGAGTCTTAGCACATTGGCGAATAAGTTTTCCATCAATCGATTAACACTTGCCAATATTTTTGATGTTTTAGAAAAAGCAGAACTTTTAGTGAAAATTTCACCGCACGGTTCCAATATGACTGTTGCCAACAAGCCCAATAAGTATTTGTTTATGAGTCCGGCAATTAGAATGTCATTTTTTTATTTCTCCGGCAACGAAAATACCTATTTAACCAGACAGGGTAAATTATTGGAGGATTCTATCGGTGCTCATCTGTATCGGGAGTTGATTTTGAGAGGAGATGGTATTATTCGTTATGATAGCGCTGAAGGAGGAGCTGATTTTGTTTTGCAAATCGGAAATTCTAAAAAGATAGTTGTCGAAGTTGGTCTTGGCGATAAAAACATGAAACAGGTTATCAATACGATGCGCAAAATAAAATCTGATTACGGTTTGATTTTTTCTAATACCGAACTAAAATTTAACAAAGAGGTTAATATCGTTTCAGTACCGCTTGATTATTATTTTTTGATGTGA
- a CDS encoding HD domain-containing protein yields MSQFQKAIRFATTAHTGQARKGKPLVPYITHPLGVALILARVGASEDVITAGILHDTVEDSGGKITLDDIALEFGEAVAELVGHVTEPDHDTLPWAERKEAARAHVLSMPKEALLLKSADFLHNISDLLIDLEEEGEDAWKCFSAPKEPMTEHLKKLAESLSKAWSENPLLGEVRDAVGRLR; encoded by the coding sequence ATGTCTCAATTTCAAAAAGCAATTCGGTTTGCCACTACTGCTCACACTGGGCAAGCGCGGAAAGGGAAGCCTTTGGTTCCTTATATTACTCATCCGCTTGGAGTTGCTTTGATTTTGGCTCGGGTTGGGGCTTCGGAGGATGTTATTACGGCGGGAATTCTGCATGATACTGTGGAAGATAGTGGTGGGAAAATTACACTTGATGATATTGCGCTGGAATTTGGCGAGGCGGTTGCTGAACTTGTCGGTCATGTTACGGAACCGGATCATGACACTCTTCCATGGGCGGAAAGAAAAGAGGCGGCTCGGGCGCACGTTTTATCTATGCCTAAAGAAGCCTTACTGTTAAAGTCCGCGGATTTTCTGCACAACATCAGTGATCTTCTTATTGATTTGGAGGAAGAAGGTGAAGACGCGTGGAAATGTTTTAGCGCGCCAAAAGAACCAATGACCGAGCATTTGAAAAAGTTAGCTGAGTCTCTCTCGAAAGCGTGGTCGGAAAATCCTTTGCTTGGGGAGGTGCGGGACGCGGTGGGGCGGTTGCGCTGA
- a CDS encoding DNA methyltransferase codes for MSEKEKKLNPDEFELECTTVWAFPRRGNWATHTSDWRGNWSPEVARNLILRYSKEGDVLLDPMIGGGTTAIEAKILNRNIICSDVNDVALERTKKSLAFKVENKAWQKVLKRDARDLSKANDESIDFILTHPPYVDIIKYSEGKIKEDLSNIHGIDDFVDEMGKVAKELYRVLKTGKYCAILIGDTRRNKMYQPLAFKVMQKFLDVGFVLKEDIIKRQFNCKATGFWVNKSRESNFLLIMHEHLFVFQRV; via the coding sequence ATGTCTGAAAAAGAAAAGAAACTTAATCCAGACGAATTTGAACTAGAATGTACGACAGTTTGGGCATTTCCAAGACGAGGCAATTGGGCGACTCATACATCAGATTGGCGAGGTAATTGGTCGCCCGAAGTAGCTCGCAACCTTATTTTACGTTATTCGAAAGAGGGTGACGTCTTGCTTGATCCCATGATTGGAGGAGGGACAACTGCGATTGAAGCAAAGATATTAAACAGAAATATCATTTGCTCTGATGTAAATGATGTTGCTCTTGAACGAACGAAAAAAAGTCTTGCGTTTAAAGTAGAGAATAAAGCTTGGCAGAAGGTATTAAAAAGAGACGCCAGAGACCTTAGTAAGGCCAATGATGAAAGCATTGACTTTATTCTTACGCACCCACCATATGTAGACATTATTAAATATAGTGAAGGAAAAATAAAAGAAGATTTATCTAATATTCATGGAATTGATGATTTTGTTGATGAAATGGGAAAAGTCGCCAAGGAACTATATAGAGTTTTAAAGACTGGAAAGTATTGCGCAATATTAATAGGTGACACAAGGCGTAACAAAATGTATCAACCCCTTGCCTTTAAAGTTATGCAAAAGTTTTTAGATGTAGGCTTTGTTTTGAAAGAAGACATAATAAAAAGGCAGTTCAACTGCAAAGCTACTGGTTTTTGGGTTAATAAATCAAGAGAATCAAATTTTTTACTAATAATGCATGAGCATCTATTTGTTTTTCAAAGAGTTTGA
- a CDS encoding DNA adenine methylase yields the protein MTTKEAVLNIQKRFDINSIFARRVYSLADKTNLFDDSARIIAEKPKPFVKWVGGKRQLLEQFKRMNLYPPEKFDPKKNRYFEPFVGGGAVFFDLLPEKGFLSDLNKELIITYNVIKNDLEKLIVSLKKHKTNKEYFLKIRAQDPNKLSDVAVASRFIFLNRTCFNGLYRVNGKGKFNVPFGKYTNPRICDEGNLQKVSKALQDIEIKHQDYKAILGEAQKSDFIYFDPPYYPVSKTASFTSYTAKMFLEKEQMELRDTFVELHKRGCFVMLSNSDTPFIKEIYSGIKGVNITKVQAGRAINSNGSKRGKITESLIINY from the coding sequence ATGACGACAAAAGAAGCAGTTCTAAACATTCAAAAACGATTCGATATTAACTCGATTTTTGCGCGTCGAGTCTATTCTCTTGCTGATAAAACAAATCTGTTTGATGATTCAGCGCGAATTATTGCAGAAAAACCAAAGCCGTTTGTTAAATGGGTTGGCGGTAAGCGCCAGCTCCTTGAACAATTCAAAAGAATGAATCTTTATCCGCCAGAAAAATTTGATCCTAAAAAAAATAGGTACTTTGAACCATTTGTGGGTGGAGGAGCAGTTTTTTTTGACTTGCTTCCTGAAAAAGGATTTCTTTCTGACTTAAACAAAGAACTTATTATTACGTACAATGTAATCAAGAATGATCTTGAGAAGTTGATCGTCTCTCTAAAGAAACACAAAACTAATAAGGAATATTTTCTAAAGATTCGTGCTCAGGACCCAAATAAATTAAGCGACGTTGCTGTGGCTTCTCGGTTTATATTCCTCAATCGAACATGTTTTAACGGTTTATATAGAGTTAATGGGAAGGGTAAGTTTAATGTACCGTTTGGCAAATACACCAATCCGCGTATTTGTGACGAGGGTAATTTACAAAAAGTTTCAAAGGCGCTTCAAGATATTGAAATTAAACACCAAGACTACAAAGCGATTTTAGGAGAAGCCCAAAAAAGCGATTTTATCTATTTTGATCCACCATATTATCCGGTTAGCAAGACCGCATCATTTACGTCTTATACGGCCAAGATGTTTCTTGAAAAAGAACAAATGGAGCTTCGTGACACATTTGTTGAATTACATAAAAGAGGATGCTTCGTTATGCTTTCAAACTCCGATACCCCATTTATAAAAGAAATATATTCTGGAATCAAAGGTGTAAATATTACAAAAGTTCAGGCGGGCAGAGCCATTAATTCTAATGGTTCTAAACGAGGAAAAATCACAGAGAGCTTAATAATTAATTATTAA
- the metK gene encoding methionine adenosyltransferase, whose protein sequence is MMSFVFSSESVTEGHPDKICDQISDAILDACLKQDPNSRVGVETAVKDNKVFILGELTSNAEIDAEKIARRVIRDIGYRDEKLIFTADQALVHVALSKQSGDIARGVGKRNGEIGAGDQGMMFGYADLQTNDFLPLPISLAHRLARQLTKVRKTGQLSWLRPDGKTQVTVRYEGNVPKEITAIVVSAQHDPNISLNDLRKAIKKFVIDPVVPAKLLAKKVQILINPTGRFVIGGPVGDSGVTGRKIIVDTYGGWARHGGGAFSGKDATKVDRSGAYAARQVALSVVKKGMAQRCEVQLAYAIGVAQPVSVMVETFGTEIKPKEEIEKFVAKIDFRPAAIIERLNLRKPIFQKTAAYGHFGKPEFSWEKVV, encoded by the coding sequence ATTATGTCATTCGTATTTTCGTCAGAGTCGGTAACAGAAGGTCACCCGGATAAAATCTGTGATCAAATTTCCGACGCCATTTTAGACGCCTGTCTAAAGCAAGATCCCAATTCACGTGTCGGCGTGGAAACCGCCGTCAAAGACAACAAAGTATTTATTTTGGGCGAACTAACTTCCAACGCCGAGATCGACGCGGAAAAAATCGCGCGTCGCGTGATTCGCGATATTGGTTATCGTGACGAAAAACTTATTTTCACTGCCGACCAAGCATTAGTGCACGTGGCGCTGTCAAAACAATCCGGCGACATCGCGCGCGGTGTGGGTAAGCGCAACGGCGAAATCGGCGCCGGCGATCAGGGGATGATGTTCGGCTACGCCGATTTGCAGACAAATGATTTTCTGCCGCTTCCCATCAGTTTGGCGCATCGCCTCGCGCGCCAACTCACAAAAGTTCGTAAAACCGGTCAATTGTCATGGCTTAGGCCCGACGGTAAAACACAGGTGACAGTACGATATGAAGGAAACGTGCCGAAAGAAATCACAGCCATTGTTGTTTCGGCGCAACACGATCCAAACATCTCGCTAAATGATTTGCGAAAAGCGATCAAAAAATTCGTCATCGATCCGGTTGTTCCCGCAAAACTGCTCGCCAAAAAAGTGCAGATTCTCATTAATCCAACCGGACGTTTTGTCATCGGTGGGCCGGTGGGGGATTCGGGTGTCACGGGCAGGAAAATAATTGTGGACACGTACGGCGGTTGGGCACGACACGGCGGGGGCGCATTTTCCGGCAAGGATGCCACGAAAGTGGATCGTTCCGGTGCCTACGCCGCCCGGCAAGTGGCGTTGTCGGTTGTAAAGAAAGGAATGGCGCAGCGCTGTGAAGTGCAACTCGCCTACGCCATCGGCGTGGCCCAGCCGGTGAGTGTGATGGTGGAAACATTCGGAACGGAAATAAAACCCAAAGAAGAAATCGAGAAATTTGTGGCAAAAATAGATTTCCGCCCCGCGGCAATAATAGAAAGATTAAATCTAAGAAAACCAATCTTCCAAAAAACCGCCGCGTACGGGCATTTCGGAAAACCAGAATTTTCGTGGGAAAAAGTGGTGTAG
- a CDS encoding virulence RhuM family protein, with translation MNYKKHKIVPNNSYTEFLLYTTPNGNVKVEIFLRNENIWLTQDKIAILFGVQRPAITKHLKNIFESDELIEDQVSSILEHTTQHGALEGKTQTQSVKFYNLDAILSVGYRVNSSQATQFRIWATERLKEYIIKGFTMDDERLKTPNYTFGHDYFEEQLARIRNIRSSERRFYQKITDIYAQCSADYDPNEEITKLFFATVQNKLHFAISGQTAAEIIIRRVGSKKPNMGLTVWKNSPKGTIQKTDVAIAKNYLDEKELDGLNRIVSLYLEFAEMQAQKGIVMHMKDWVNKLDSFLRFTEKDILSNSGKISHEVAVALAEKEYEEFRKEQDKNYISDFDREVKKLLEIKKKK, from the coding sequence ATGAATTACAAAAAACATAAAATTGTTCCGAATAACAGTTATACGGAATTTTTGCTTTATACCACTCCGAACGGCAACGTAAAAGTGGAGATATTTTTACGAAATGAAAATATCTGGCTGACTCAAGACAAGATCGCCATTTTGTTTGGTGTGCAAAGGCCAGCCATTACTAAGCATCTCAAAAACATTTTTGAAAGTGATGAATTGATTGAAGATCAGGTTAGTTCCATTTTGGAACATACCACGCAACATGGTGCCCTTGAGGGGAAAACACAAACTCAATCTGTAAAGTTCTACAACCTCGATGCGATTCTTTCGGTTGGCTACAGGGTTAATAGTTCGCAGGCGACACAATTCCGAATTTGGGCGACGGAGCGATTAAAAGAATACATTATTAAGGGATTTACAATGGATGATGAGCGGTTGAAAACTCCCAACTACACCTTTGGTCACGATTACTTTGAAGAACAGTTGGCACGTATCAGAAATATTCGTTCCAGCGAGCGTAGGTTTTACCAAAAAATCACGGATATTTATGCTCAATGTAGTGCAGATTATGATCCGAATGAGGAAATAACTAAGTTGTTTTTTGCCACCGTGCAAAATAAACTCCATTTTGCCATTAGTGGTCAAACGGCGGCGGAAATTATCATCCGGAGAGTTGGTAGTAAAAAACCCAATATGGGACTTACTGTCTGGAAAAATTCACCAAAAGGAACAATTCAAAAAACCGATGTTGCGATTGCAAAAAATTATCTAGACGAAAAGGAGCTTGATGGATTAAACAGGATTGTTTCGTTGTATCTTGAATTCGCGGAAATGCAGGCACAAAAGGGGATTGTGATGCACATGAAAGATTGGGTGAATAAATTAGATTCTTTTTTACGATTTACAGAGAAAGATATTTTAAGCAACAGCGGTAAAATCAGTCATGAGGTGGCGGTCGCTTTGGCGGAAAAAGAATATGAAGAATTCAGAAAAGAGCAAGACAAAAACTATATTTCCGACTTTGACCGCGAGGTAAAAAAGTTATTAGAAATTAAGAAGAAAAAATAG
- the dinD gene encoding DNA damage-inducible protein D — protein sequence MSNEIAINSLNKNFEEIKRTDENGIEYWQARELMLLLGYPNWQKAEDVIARAARACINSSQAVDNHFNQLVKMVEIGSNTVRPVKDWKLDRYACYLIAQNGDPAKEQIAIAQTYFAIQTRRQEVFEKLSDVDKRLFIRGEVSDENKKLFSTAKKAGVTKFGSFNDAGYRGLYGMPLQEVEQVKGIKKGELLDRAGNTELAANLFRITQTDEKIKNENIHGDYNASRTHFMVGGKVRQTIKDIGGVTPENLPPERHIKELKKEKNKLLKSNNKKKK from the coding sequence ATGTCAAACGAAATCGCCATAAACTCGCTTAATAAAAATTTTGAGGAGATAAAAAGAACAGATGAAAACGGAATCGAATATTGGCAAGCACGGGAGTTGATGTTGCTACTTGGGTATCCTAATTGGCAAAAGGCGGAAGATGTTATTGCGCGAGCGGCGAGGGCTTGTATTAATAGCAGTCAGGCTGTGGATAACCATTTTAACCAATTGGTTAAAATGGTCGAAATCGGCTCAAACACCGTTCGTCCGGTCAAGGATTGGAAGCTTGATCGTTATGCCTGCTATCTCATCGCGCAAAACGGCGATCCTGCCAAAGAACAGATTGCAATAGCCCAAACCTATTTCGCCATTCAAACTCGCCGACAGGAGGTTTTCGAGAAGCTTTCCGATGTCGACAAGCGTCTGTTTATTCGCGGGGAAGTGTCTGATGAGAATAAGAAATTATTTAGTACGGCAAAAAAAGCTGGAGTTACCAAATTTGGTTCGTTCAATGATGCTGGTTATCGAGGTCTCTATGGAATGCCACTGCAGGAGGTTGAACAAGTAAAGGGAATAAAAAAGGGGGAACTGTTGGACAGGGCGGGTAACACCGAACTGGCGGCGAATTTGTTTAGAATCACTCAAACGGATGAGAAGATTAAAAATGAAAATATCCACGGCGACTACAACGCGTCGCGAACGCATTTTATGGTTGGTGGAAAAGTTAGACAGACGATAAAAGATATAGGTGGGGTAACACCGGAAAATTTACCACCGGAAAGACATATAAAAGAATTAAAGAAAGAAAAGAATAAGTTGTTAAAATCGAATAATAAAAAGAAAAAATAG
- a CDS encoding Fic family protein, giving the protein MPKTLKVFSQINFLRERYFKVAIGKEALLKLITESEVAEQVYNSNAIENSTLTFEETEKILLQIDLDRFITEREIFEAKNLARVVSYIDKRAKELELSLEMILSLHKMLLANIRDEVAGRFRKENEFVRVGSHVAPRPEEVLGRLEKMLAEYHSNNNKNIIKRIAKLHLDFEYTHPFIDGNGRIGRVINNFLLTREGFVPINIKFIDRNKYYDAFMEYDEKGATDIMEEIVGKALTNSYHKRLAYLEGKKIISLSEHAKNNKISHANLINKANRQTIEAFLEKNIWKIGEEIK; this is encoded by the coding sequence ATGCCAAAAACATTAAAAGTATTCAGCCAAATCAACTTCTTGCGTGAACGTTATTTTAAGGTGGCGATCGGTAAAGAAGCGTTGCTGAAATTAATTACCGAAAGCGAAGTTGCCGAGCAGGTATACAACTCAAACGCTATCGAAAACAGTACACTCACTTTTGAAGAGACAGAAAAAATTCTTCTTCAAATTGATCTGGATAGATTTATCACGGAACGGGAAATTTTTGAAGCAAAAAATCTCGCGCGTGTTGTTTCGTATATCGATAAAAGAGCAAAAGAATTAGAATTGAGTCTTGAAATGATTTTATCGTTGCATAAAATGCTTCTTGCAAATATTCGTGACGAGGTAGCGGGACGTTTTAGAAAAGAAAATGAATTCGTCCGCGTTGGCAGTCATGTTGCGCCACGCCCGGAAGAGGTGCTTGGTCGTCTTGAAAAAATGCTTGCCGAGTATCATTCCAATAATAACAAAAACATTATTAAACGCATTGCAAAATTGCATCTTGATTTTGAATATACACATCCGTTTATTGACGGCAACGGCAGGATTGGACGCGTGATTAACAACTTTTTATTGACGCGTGAGGGATTTGTTCCCATAAACATTAAATTTATCGACAGAAATAAATATTATGATGCTTTTATGGAATATGATGAAAAAGGCGCGACAGATATAATGGAAGAAATTGTGGGAAAAGCGCTAACCAATAGCTACCACAAGCGTTTAGCATATTTAGAAGGTAAGAAAATTATTTCCCTTTCTGAACATGCAAAAAATAACAAAATTTCACACGCTAATCTGATCAATAAAGCCAACCGCCAAACCATTGAGGCGTTCTTGGAAAAAAATATTTGGAAAATCGGGGAAGAAATAAAATAA
- the radC gene encoding DNA repair protein RadC → MTNDDVENINKMKLKDLPKHEQPREKLIEKGVENLRNQELLAIILRTGIEGKDVLKVAGEILTKYPMQKLLSLDLKTLSEIKGIGLGKASLLLAAFELTKRGLEVEDNNLPTINSVKEVIAQLQEMRMAKKEHFVALYLNSRNQLVHKETISIGTLNSGLVHPREVFKPAIDLLISSIIVAHNHPSGSPIPSEKDLELTKRLVEAGKILGIEILDHVIIAAKESFSFKEKNLI, encoded by the coding sequence ATGACGAATGATGATGTTGAAAACATTAATAAAATGAAACTAAAAGATCTCCCCAAACATGAACAACCGCGGGAAAAACTAATCGAAAAAGGCGTGGAAAATCTTCGTAATCAAGAATTGCTTGCGATTATTTTACGTACCGGGATTGAGGGAAAAGATGTCTTAAAAGTAGCCGGAGAAATTTTGACCAAGTATCCGATGCAAAAATTATTGTCGCTGGACTTAAAAACATTATCTGAAATTAAGGGCATTGGCCTGGGTAAAGCCAGTTTGCTTTTAGCCGCGTTCGAATTAACCAAGAGGGGTTTGGAAGTAGAAGACAATAATTTGCCAACCATTAATTCAGTTAAAGAAGTAATCGCGCAATTGCAAGAAATGCGTATGGCGAAGAAAGAACATTTTGTGGCGCTTTACCTTAATTCGAGAAATCAACTCGTCCACAAAGAAACAATTTCCATTGGCACATTAAATAGTGGTCTTGTTCATCCGCGCGAAGTATTTAAACCCGCTATTGATTTGTTGATATCAAGTATTATTGTCGCGCATAATCATCCCTCCGGCTCACCCATTCCATCTGAAAAAGATCTGGAACTAACAAAAAGATTAGTCGAAGCCGGCAAAATACTTGGTATCGAAATCTTAGATCACGTCATAATCGCCGCCAAAGAATCATTCAGTTTCAAAGAAAAAAACCTGATATAG
- a CDS encoding NAD(P)/FAD-dependent oxidoreductase — protein MTQTITKKVYILGGGFAGIRIAHLLSDAGKDLEINLIDRHPYHINAPILYEVANAFVPWEMEAVGRVLTDASTAPYDKIFDGTSVNFMQGIVSSIDPKTRQFYLADGRTETPDFMVISLGSQSQTSDAPGANNYAFTLRTLDDAVALRKHIVSLFLRYRTASLMAQQKAFTFVVAGGGPTGVEYAAELSLFIKKLCRLHRVDHEIPKIILCEETDYVLHTCPGILRQRGHARLRELGVQMRAHTKVTAVHQDSVEIADGVMFPTLTTIWLAGTRVNDVLLRSNFPMNTTGGLITDKNLLVSGSTNIFAAGDCTYFIDPITGKVAPDVAWAALQQAEIVAKNIIRHLDGQPLISYFSEHRPLLIAVGGKFALARLGPFQFSGFLAWVVKQLADLRYLWSILPNTMAVRYWLKSLRVKISND, from the coding sequence GTGACACAAACAATAACAAAAAAAGTTTATATTTTGGGTGGGGGATTTGCGGGGATACGCATTGCCCATTTACTTTCCGACGCGGGAAAAGATTTGGAAATTAATCTTATTGATCGGCATCCTTATCACATCAACGCGCCCATTCTTTACGAGGTTGCCAATGCCTTTGTGCCGTGGGAAATGGAAGCCGTCGGACGCGTTCTGACGGACGCTTCTACCGCCCCCTACGATAAAATATTTGATGGCACGTCGGTAAACTTTATGCAGGGAATTGTCAGCAGTATTGATCCTAAGACGCGTCAGTTTTATCTTGCCGACGGACGTACAGAGACGCCGGATTTTATGGTTATCTCGCTTGGCTCGCAGTCTCAAACCAGTGACGCCCCGGGTGCCAACAATTACGCTTTTACACTACGCACCTTGGATGATGCGGTGGCCCTACGCAAACACATTGTTTCACTTTTTTTACGTTATCGTACAGCATCGTTAATGGCCCAGCAAAAAGCTTTCACGTTTGTTGTCGCCGGTGGTGGACCAACGGGTGTTGAGTACGCGGCGGAATTGTCCTTGTTCATAAAAAAACTTTGTCGTTTGCATCGCGTGGATCATGAAATTCCTAAAATTATTTTATGTGAGGAAACGGATTATGTTTTGCACACTTGTCCGGGAATACTTCGTCAAAGAGGGCACGCGCGATTACGTGAACTTGGGGTACAAATGCGCGCGCATACTAAAGTTACGGCCGTTCATCAGGACAGTGTAGAAATTGCCGATGGTGTGATGTTTCCAACACTAACGACGATTTGGCTGGCCGGTACGCGGGTAAATGATGTTTTGTTGCGTTCAAATTTTCCAATGAACACGACCGGCGGTTTGATAACCGACAAAAACTTGCTTGTTTCGGGCAGTACAAATATCTTCGCGGCGGGAGATTGTACTTATTTTATTGATCCGATTACGGGCAAAGTCGCGCCGGATGTGGCTTGGGCGGCGTTGCAACAGGCGGAGATTGTCGCAAAAAATATTATCCGTCATTTGGATGGCCAACCTTTGATTTCATATTTTTCAGAACATCGGCCACTTTTAATCGCGGTGGGCGGAAAATTTGCGTTGGCGCGTCTTGGGCCATTTCAGTTTTCGGGGTTTCTCGCGTGGGTGGTAAAACAATTAGCTGATTTGCGTTATCTTTGGTCTATTTTACCCAACACAATGGCGGTTAGGTATTGGCTAAAATCGTTAAGGGTAAAAATTTCGAATGATTGA